The uncultured Desulfuromonas sp. genome has a segment encoding these proteins:
- a CDS encoding diguanylate cyclase, translated as MSLRLRTLLTLIIILGLSLVLMMVVMHRYIFSAFDSLEHLHFDRVGEHIVQTLDGQEDYFSSFVRDWGVWNDSYQFILDQNQQYIDGNLNDETLTGIGTLCILYFDLDFNLVYAFSFAEDRPIALSVADSVKRSQEQIQALNLEEHSSFYLCVEQLNGPLLAAMYPIYPTDRSRPANGYILMGRAINNQYCYDVSSHSGFDFDLVKVCEQSKELNGRDKCIHMSYEFVSEDYAELTLTVRNIDHHQAFKMKTKIFREMNSHLRQVFKVTVTVMIILGVIGVLLVELLLNRLVLAPISAQINHFNRIGESGDLSERFEDHSSRELHLLSQTANRMLDRIESLNKELQRASMTDSLTGVGNRRMFDDQLQHEWLVARRNGTVVSLLMIDIDHFKVYNDTYGHQGGDQCLQTVAEVISAQVKREADLVARYGGEEFAVILPDVPLFGAEKVAESIRQAVNDLGIPNIDAPKTPWITISVGYASMSPQSGQDCEELLRYADQALYQAKKAGRNCIQSPVT; from the coding sequence ATGTCTTTACGTTTACGTACTTTATTAACCCTGATTATCATCCTCGGGCTTTCACTTGTGCTGATGATGGTCGTCATGCATCGCTATATCTTTTCCGCCTTTGATTCGTTGGAGCATCTCCATTTTGATCGAGTGGGGGAACATATTGTCCAGACCCTTGATGGTCAGGAGGATTATTTCAGCTCATTCGTCCGAGACTGGGGCGTGTGGAACGACAGTTATCAATTTATCCTGGATCAAAATCAGCAATACATTGATGGCAACCTCAATGACGAAACTCTGACCGGGATAGGAACGCTGTGTATTCTCTACTTTGACTTGGATTTCAATCTTGTTTACGCGTTCTCTTTTGCCGAGGATCGCCCGATTGCACTTTCTGTAGCAGACTCGGTCAAGCGCAGTCAGGAGCAGATTCAAGCCCTGAATCTTGAAGAGCACAGCTCTTTTTATCTGTGTGTTGAACAGCTCAATGGCCCGCTTCTCGCCGCAATGTATCCCATCTATCCGACGGACCGTAGCCGTCCGGCCAACGGCTATATCCTTATGGGCCGGGCGATCAACAATCAGTACTGTTATGATGTGTCCAGCCATTCGGGTTTTGATTTCGACCTGGTAAAAGTTTGCGAGCAATCCAAGGAGCTCAATGGCCGTGACAAGTGCATTCACATGAGCTATGAGTTTGTTTCCGAAGACTATGCCGAATTGACGCTGACCGTACGCAATATCGATCATCATCAGGCCTTTAAGATGAAAACGAAGATCTTTCGCGAGATGAACAGTCACCTGCGCCAGGTGTTCAAGGTGACGGTGACGGTGATGATCATCTTAGGGGTCATTGGCGTGCTGTTGGTCGAACTGCTGTTGAACCGTCTGGTTCTGGCTCCGATTTCCGCCCAAATTAACCACTTTAACCGCATTGGCGAAAGCGGCGATTTGAGCGAACGGTTTGAAGATCACAGCAGCCGGGAGCTCCATCTGCTTTCGCAGACCGCCAACCGCATGCTCGACCGGATTGAGTCACTGAATAAAGAGTTGCAGCGGGCCTCCATGACGGATAGTTTGACCGGAGTCGGCAATCGCCGGATGTTTGATGATCAGCTGCAGCATGAATGGCTGGTGGCCCGGCGCAACGGTACTGTCGTCAGCCTGCTGATGATCGATATTGATCATTTTAAAGTCTACAATGATACTTATGGACATCAGGGTGGCGACCAGTGTCTGCAGACTGTCGCCGAGGTGATCTCGGCTCAGGTCAAGCGGGAAGCGGACCTTGTTGCCCGTTACGGCGGTGAGGAGTTTGCCGTTATCCTGCCTGATGTTCCGCTTTTCGGGGCGGAAAAAGTTGCTGAATCAATCCGACAAGCGGTCAATGATCTGGGTATCCCCAATATTGACGCACCAAAAACCCCCTGGATTACCATCAGCGTCGGCTATGCGTCGATGTCACCGCAGTCGGGACAGGATTGTGAAGAATTACTGCGCTACGCGGATCAAGCCTTGTACCAAGCCAAAAAGGCGGGACGAAATTGTATTCAGTCTCCGGTGACTTAA
- a CDS encoding DsrE family protein, whose product MSRIIFCLFIFVCVTVSTPALSAGKTPDDHRALAGLTTGKAVFDVNITSAQTMLLYFTVIEKTVATLEAQGVKPDIIIALRGAAVSIVSKDSELNNEEDEKALIKKITGMKQQGIYFEACNVAAELYDVDPADLMPGVVLVGNTFASLIGYQSQGYALIPLY is encoded by the coding sequence ATGTCCCGTATCATTTTTTGTCTGTTTATTTTCGTCTGCGTTACCGTGTCCACGCCGGCGTTGTCTGCGGGAAAAACCCCGGACGACCATCGTGCCTTGGCCGGTTTGACAACAGGTAAGGCTGTGTTTGATGTCAATATTACTTCCGCCCAAACCATGTTGCTGTATTTCACTGTGATCGAAAAAACCGTAGCGACCCTCGAAGCTCAAGGTGTCAAGCCTGACATCATTATTGCCCTTCGCGGTGCGGCCGTGTCCATTGTCAGTAAAGATTCTGAACTCAATAATGAAGAAGACGAAAAAGCCCTGATCAAAAAAATTACCGGCATGAAGCAACAGGGAATTTATTTTGAGGCTTGCAATGTCGCTGCGGAACTGTATGACGTAGATCCTGCAGACCTGATGCCGGGTGTGGTTCTTGTCGGTAACACGTTTGCCTCGCTGATCGGCTACCAAAGCCAAGGCTACGCCCTGATCCCGCTGTATTAA